A stretch of the Sphingosinithalassobacter tenebrarum genome encodes the following:
- a CDS encoding copper-binding protein: protein MRHTTLITLLAAPLALAACDSGQDTAEMEDMPMAEDAMMMDGQDMPMADTGNAMQSASAQGTVTAIDAEAGTITVDHGPVPAIEWPAMTMAFEADEQLRSEVSVGEGIAFEFRTGSEGSVITSITKE from the coding sequence ATGCGTCACACAACCCTCATAACCCTATTGGCCGCGCCGCTGGCGCTGGCAGCCTGCGATTCTGGCCAGGACACTGCCGAGATGGAGGACATGCCGATGGCTGAAGATGCAATGATGATGGACGGCCAGGATATGCCGATGGCGGATACCGGCAACGCAATGCAGTCCGCGAGTGCGCAAGGCACCGTCACCGCCATCGACGCCGAAGCGGGTACGATCACCGTCGACCACGGCCCGGTTCCCGCAATCGAATGGCCGGCAATGACCATGGCGTTCGAAGCCGATGAGCAACTGCGCAGCGAAGTAAGCGTCGGTGAGGGCATTGCCTTTGAATTTCGTACTGGTTCTGAAGGCAGTGTGATCACGTCGATCACGAAGGAGTAA
- a CDS encoding efflux RND transporter permease subunit, with protein MIARIIDSSIANRFFVVLAAIGLALAGFWAVRTTPVDALPDLSDVQVVIRSNYPGQAPRIVEDQVTYPMATTMLSVPGAKTVRGYSFFGDSYVYVIFEDGTDLYWARSRVLEYLNQVQNRLPDGVQSTLGPDATGVGWIYEYALVDRSGGHDLAGLRSLQDWFLRYELKTIPGIAEVASVGGMVKQYQIVLDPYRMASLGVTHAQVVRAVQAGNQETGGSIVEMGEAEYMVRASGYLGTLADFRSIPLRAEAGGTPVTLDDVANIQIGPELRRGIAELNGEGEVAGGIVILRQGADARSAIAAVEAKLEQLQASLPEGVEIVTTYDRSQLIDASVENLTSKLIEEFIVVALVCLLFLWHARSALVAVVTLPLGVLAAFIVMRFQGVNANIMSLGGIAIAVGAMVDAAVVMIENAHKHLERWAEENPDTVLSVQERWRIVADASKEVGPALFFSLLIITLSFLPVFTLQAQEGRLFAPLAFTKTYAMAAAAILSITLVPVLMGWLVRGKIPAEDSNPVNRVLTRAYRPGLDWVMRRPKTALVIAGLVFLTTLVPFSRLGGEFLPPLDEGDLLYMPSALPGLSPGEASALLQRTDRLIMTVPEVETVFGKAGRADTATDPAPLTMFETTIRFKPRDEWREGMTPDMLVEELDRAVQVPGLANVWVPPIRNRIDMLATGIKSPIGVKVSGEDLGELERVALQIEQAAKNIPGVSSALAERLSGGRYVDVDIDRLEAARYGLNIADVQQIVSGAIGGANVARTVEGLARYPINVRYPREIRDSVDELRNLPVLTPSGQQITLGTVAQVRVTSGPPMLKSEQGRPTSYVYIDVRGRDLSSVVGDLQEVIAAEVDLPPGVSLSYAGQFEYLTRAYERLQIVVPATLAIIFLLLYLIFRRFDEALLIMGTLPFALTGGFWLLYLMGYNQSVATAVGFIALAGVSAEFGVIMLIYLKAALERRGEDPDAEEVSAAIREGALLRVRPKAMTVAVILAGLFPILIGTGAGSEVMSRIAAPMIGGMITAPLLSMFVLPAAYLLLRRPRPERPTQPQGEEECVTQPS; from the coding sequence ATGATCGCGCGCATCATCGATAGCTCGATCGCCAACCGCTTTTTCGTGGTGCTGGCAGCGATCGGGTTGGCGCTGGCCGGTTTCTGGGCGGTACGGACGACGCCCGTCGATGCCCTGCCGGACCTTTCCGATGTACAGGTGGTGATCCGCTCGAACTATCCAGGTCAGGCGCCCCGTATCGTCGAGGACCAGGTGACCTATCCGATGGCCACGACCATGCTGTCGGTCCCCGGTGCCAAGACCGTGCGCGGCTATTCCTTTTTCGGAGACAGCTACGTCTATGTGATCTTCGAGGACGGGACCGACCTCTACTGGGCGCGCTCTCGCGTTCTGGAGTATCTGAACCAGGTCCAGAACCGCTTGCCCGACGGGGTTCAGAGCACACTCGGCCCTGATGCAACCGGGGTGGGCTGGATCTACGAATATGCGCTGGTCGACCGCAGCGGCGGTCACGACTTGGCCGGGCTCAGGAGCCTGCAGGACTGGTTCCTGCGCTACGAGCTGAAAACCATTCCCGGCATCGCCGAAGTCGCCAGCGTGGGCGGCATGGTCAAGCAGTACCAGATCGTGCTCGACCCCTATCGCATGGCTTCGCTGGGCGTGACGCACGCGCAAGTGGTCCGCGCGGTGCAGGCAGGCAATCAGGAAACCGGGGGCTCTATCGTCGAAATGGGCGAGGCCGAATATATGGTCCGTGCCTCGGGCTATCTCGGCACGCTGGCGGATTTTCGCAGCATACCCTTGCGCGCCGAAGCGGGCGGCACTCCGGTAACGCTGGACGATGTGGCCAATATCCAGATCGGCCCGGAGCTGCGGCGCGGCATTGCGGAACTCAACGGCGAAGGCGAGGTTGCCGGCGGTATCGTCATTCTGCGCCAGGGCGCCGATGCGCGCAGCGCAATTGCGGCGGTCGAAGCGAAGCTCGAACAATTGCAGGCAAGCCTGCCCGAAGGGGTCGAGATCGTCACCACCTACGACCGTTCGCAATTGATCGATGCTTCGGTCGAAAACCTGACCTCCAAGCTCATCGAGGAATTCATTGTCGTTGCCCTGGTGTGCCTGCTGTTCCTGTGGCACGCGCGCTCGGCACTCGTCGCGGTCGTCACCCTTCCGCTCGGCGTGCTCGCGGCCTTCATCGTGATGCGCTTTCAGGGCGTAAACGCGAACATCATGTCTCTTGGCGGGATCGCCATCGCGGTCGGCGCGATGGTCGATGCTGCGGTGGTGATGATCGAGAACGCCCACAAGCATCTGGAGCGCTGGGCCGAGGAGAACCCTGACACGGTTCTGTCCGTCCAGGAGCGCTGGCGGATCGTCGCGGATGCCTCGAAGGAAGTCGGCCCGGCGCTGTTTTTCAGCCTGCTGATCATCACCTTGTCGTTTCTGCCGGTGTTCACCTTGCAGGCGCAGGAGGGACGGCTGTTCGCACCGCTGGCCTTTACCAAGACCTATGCCATGGCGGCTGCTGCGATCCTGTCGATCACTCTGGTTCCGGTGCTGATGGGATGGCTGGTGCGCGGAAAGATTCCGGCAGAGGACAGCAACCCGGTCAATCGCGTGCTGACCCGGGCCTATCGGCCCGGGCTAGACTGGGTGATGCGCCGCCCGAAGACCGCTTTGGTCATCGCTGGGCTGGTCTTCCTGACCACGCTCGTTCCCTTCTCGCGGCTTGGCGGCGAATTCCTGCCGCCGCTCGACGAAGGCGACCTGCTCTACATGCCCAGCGCCCTGCCTGGATTGTCTCCCGGAGAGGCGTCAGCGCTGCTACAGCGCACCGACCGGCTGATCATGACCGTACCGGAAGTCGAAACCGTGTTCGGCAAGGCCGGGCGCGCCGATACCGCCACCGATCCCGCCCCTCTCACAATGTTCGAGACGACCATCCGCTTCAAACCACGCGATGAGTGGCGCGAGGGCATGACACCGGATATGCTGGTCGAGGAACTGGACCGCGCCGTGCAGGTGCCTGGCCTTGCCAATGTCTGGGTGCCGCCGATCCGCAACCGGATCGACATGCTCGCAACCGGGATCAAGAGCCCGATCGGGGTCAAGGTTTCGGGCGAAGATCTCGGCGAGCTGGAACGCGTCGCGCTCCAGATCGAACAGGCGGCAAAGAACATTCCCGGCGTCAGTTCTGCGCTGGCTGAAAGGCTGTCGGGAGGCCGCTATGTCGATGTCGATATCGACCGGCTGGAAGCGGCCCGCTACGGTCTCAACATCGCCGACGTGCAGCAGATCGTCTCCGGCGCAATTGGCGGTGCCAATGTGGCCCGTACAGTCGAAGGCCTCGCAAGATACCCGATCAATGTTCGCTATCCGCGCGAGATCCGCGACAGTGTCGACGAGCTGCGCAATCTGCCGGTGCTGACCCCGTCTGGTCAGCAGATCACGCTTGGTACCGTTGCGCAGGTGCGTGTGACCAGCGGCCCGCCCATGCTCAAGAGCGAACAGGGCCGTCCCACAAGCTATGTCTATATCGATGTGCGCGGGCGCGATCTGTCTTCTGTGGTTGGCGATCTGCAGGAGGTTATCGCGGCCGAGGTCGATCTGCCTCCGGGCGTCAGCCTGTCCTATGCCGGGCAGTTTGAATATCTCACGCGGGCCTACGAACGTCTGCAGATCGTCGTTCCGGCTACGCTCGCGATCATATTCCTGCTGCTTTACCTGATCTTCCGCCGGTTCGACGAGGCGCTGCTCATCATGGGCACCTTGCCGTTCGCGCTGACAGGCGGCTTCTGGCTGCTTTACCTGATGGGATACAACCAGTCGGTCGCGACCGCCGTCGGCTTCATCGCGCTGGCCGGGGTGTCAGCCGAATTTGGCGTCATCATGCTGATCTATCTGAAAGCTGCGCTGGAGCGGCGCGGTGAGGACCCGGATGCGGAGGAAGTCTCCGCCGCCATCCGTGAAGGGGCATTGTTGCGCGTCCGGCCCAAGGCAATGACCGTCGCGGTCATCCTCGCCGGCCTGTTTCCGATCCTGATCGGCACTGGGGCTGGCTCCGAAGTGATGAGCCGCATCGCCGCGCCGATGATCGGCGGGATGATCACCGCGCCGCTCCTGTCCATGTTCGTGCTTCCCGCAGCCTATCTGTTGCTGCGTCGTCCCCGGCCGGAACGGCCAACCCAACCCCAAGGAGAAGAAGAATGCGTCACACAACCCTCATAA
- a CDS encoding efflux RND transporter periplasmic adaptor subunit, with translation MNSALERFTPRQRMYAAGLGIALVSLLAGYGLSMLGSESGGDAATDTGCEDVLYWYDPMVPDQRFDEPGKSPFMDMQLVPKCAGGDAQGAGGVSIDSTLVQNFGIRTAEAEYGVLEPEISVTGTLAYNGSEMAIVQPRAGGYVQRTYGHAPQDLIARGAPIVDILVPEWGGAQNEYLAVAATGDEALTRAARERLRLLGMPDSMIASVTRSGRPQTIITVTAPQSGAITSLAVRPGMTVAAGQSLAEISGYSPIWLEAAVPEALAGNARVGQPVSATLTAFPGERFAGRIIAILPSAQDASRTITVRAAMPNPGLRLKPGMFAQVMLAPERREALLVPSEAVIRTGERTLAMIAQGGGGYRPAEIRIGREANGRTEVLAGLAAGERVVTSGQFLLDSEASLAGIDVRPVDQAPSGASEDRGSDDADEPQTYRATGTIERINANSVTLRHGPVPALEWPAMTMPFASEGPEQLRGFARGDRVSFTFVQASTGPRIVSIRKIGQ, from the coding sequence ATGAACTCCGCGCTCGAACGATTCACACCGCGCCAGCGCATGTATGCGGCTGGACTTGGTATTGCTCTGGTCAGTCTGTTGGCGGGCTACGGTCTCTCAATGCTCGGCAGCGAGAGCGGCGGCGATGCAGCGACAGATACGGGCTGCGAGGACGTGCTCTATTGGTACGATCCGATGGTCCCTGACCAGCGCTTCGACGAGCCGGGCAAATCTCCTTTCATGGACATGCAGCTGGTCCCCAAATGCGCGGGCGGCGACGCGCAGGGCGCCGGGGGTGTGAGTATCGATTCGACGCTCGTCCAGAATTTCGGGATCCGGACTGCTGAAGCGGAATATGGCGTGCTGGAGCCTGAAATCAGCGTCACCGGCACGCTCGCATATAACGGCAGCGAGATGGCGATCGTTCAGCCGCGCGCCGGCGGCTATGTTCAGCGGACCTACGGCCATGCACCGCAGGACCTGATTGCCAGAGGCGCTCCGATCGTCGACATTCTTGTGCCCGAATGGGGCGGCGCACAAAACGAGTATCTTGCTGTTGCCGCAACCGGCGACGAAGCGTTGACCCGGGCCGCCCGCGAGCGCCTGCGGCTGCTTGGCATGCCGGACTCGATGATCGCCTCGGTCACCCGAAGCGGAAGACCGCAAACGATCATCACCGTCACAGCACCGCAATCGGGCGCGATCACGTCGCTCGCAGTAAGGCCGGGCATGACCGTGGCGGCGGGCCAATCGCTGGCCGAGATCAGCGGGTACAGTCCGATCTGGCTCGAGGCGGCGGTACCCGAGGCACTGGCTGGCAACGCGCGTGTCGGGCAGCCGGTGAGCGCCACGCTCACTGCCTTTCCCGGCGAACGGTTTGCCGGACGCATCATCGCCATTCTGCCGAGCGCGCAAGATGCGAGCCGCACGATAACCGTGCGGGCAGCGATGCCCAATCCGGGCCTGCGGCTCAAGCCGGGAATGTTTGCCCAAGTGATGCTCGCGCCTGAACGGCGCGAAGCGCTGCTGGTCCCTTCGGAAGCTGTCATTCGCACCGGCGAGCGGACCCTGGCGATGATCGCGCAGGGAGGTGGCGGCTATCGGCCCGCCGAAATCCGTATCGGCCGCGAAGCGAACGGACGGACCGAAGTCCTTGCCGGGCTGGCTGCAGGAGAGAGAGTGGTCACCTCGGGCCAGTTCCTGCTCGATTCCGAAGCCAGCCTTGCGGGCATCGACGTGCGTCCCGTCGATCAGGCACCATCCGGTGCGAGCGAAGACCGAGGGTCGGACGATGCAGATGAACCGCAGACTTATCGCGCGACCGGGACGATCGAGCGCATAAACGCCAACAGCGTGACCTTGCGCCACGGTCCGGTGCCTGCGCTCGAATGGCCGGCAATGACCATGCCCTTTGCCAGCGAAGGACCGGAACAGCTGCGCGGTTTTGCGCGCGGCGACCGGGTCTCCTTCACATTTGTGCAAGCCAGTACGGGGCCGCGCATCGTCTCGATCCGGAAAATCGGCCAATGA
- a CDS encoding TolC family protein produces MLARVRRGPSRSARFERVRIMDWRIGWVPFSALLAAQTAQAQSVGYEEILAVARGEQPVLEAGALRVQSRREAAEAADELPDPRVRAGIMNLPVTGPAAFDPDRQLPTQIAIGIEQEIPNLARRRARFGVASSEVRLAEARLGMAERILLADAGTAWVRLHYAQARLDLAQAALDDLRAFVPVANSAVASGSARPAESLAIRRELLGIEDAITAIEAERETAQAQISRYIPLADPVALGAAPSAVLDEEQLRFELESNPEILLADAERGRAEAGVALARAEKRPDFGVSVTYGRRNPDFGDAVSIMGSITLPIFTDRRQNPRIAAAEAEAAAASAEREDRRRALVAGFEADLATWRSTVRQWGRARDELLPLARDRADLDTASFAAGRADLVDVIAAKSALALLELEILEREQAAVEAAVRLRLTYGESRP; encoded by the coding sequence TTGCTCGCCCGCGTGCGCCGTGGCCCTTCCCGGTCAGCTCGCTTTGAAAGAGTAAGAATTATGGATTGGCGCATTGGCTGGGTGCCGTTTTCGGCCCTGCTCGCCGCGCAGACTGCCCAAGCACAGTCTGTCGGATACGAGGAAATACTGGCGGTAGCACGAGGCGAACAACCCGTTCTGGAAGCTGGCGCGCTGCGTGTACAATCGCGGCGCGAGGCAGCGGAAGCGGCGGATGAGCTTCCCGATCCGCGCGTACGCGCAGGTATCATGAACCTTCCTGTGACCGGACCTGCCGCGTTCGACCCAGACCGGCAACTCCCCACGCAGATCGCAATCGGTATCGAGCAGGAAATCCCAAATCTCGCCCGTCGACGGGCGAGGTTCGGCGTTGCCAGTTCGGAAGTGCGGCTCGCCGAGGCACGCCTTGGCATGGCCGAGCGTATTCTTCTCGCCGATGCGGGCACGGCCTGGGTCCGGCTCCATTATGCGCAAGCGCGGCTTGATCTTGCCCAGGCTGCGCTGGACGACCTGAGAGCATTCGTTCCGGTTGCCAACAGTGCAGTTGCTTCGGGGTCGGCCCGCCCGGCGGAGAGCCTGGCAATCCGGCGCGAGCTACTCGGAATTGAAGACGCGATTACCGCTATCGAAGCCGAGCGCGAGACTGCGCAAGCGCAGATTTCCCGATATATACCGCTCGCAGATCCGGTTGCTTTGGGAGCCGCGCCATCGGCTGTCCTCGATGAGGAGCAGCTGCGGTTCGAGCTCGAAAGCAATCCCGAAATCCTGCTGGCCGATGCCGAACGAGGCCGGGCCGAAGCCGGTGTCGCGCTCGCACGCGCCGAGAAACGACCCGATTTCGGGGTGAGCGTCACCTATGGTCGCCGCAATCCTGATTTCGGCGATGCGGTGTCGATCATGGGGTCCATTACACTGCCGATCTTTACCGACCGGCGGCAGAATCCGCGCATTGCCGCTGCCGAAGCCGAAGCCGCTGCCGCATCGGCCGAGCGCGAGGATCGCAGGCGCGCGTTGGTTGCCGGTTTCGAAGCTGATCTGGCAACCTGGCGCAGCACAGTGCGGCAATGGGGACGCGCGCGTGACGAGCTTCTTCCGCTGGCGCGCGACCGCGCGGACCTCGATACAGCGAGTTTCGCGGCCGGGCGTGCCGATCTCGTCGATGTGATTGCGGCGAAATCCGCGCTCGCGCTGCTCGAACTGGAGATACTCGAGCGCGAACAGGCAGCTGTCGAGGCGGCGGTGAGGCTGCGACTGACCTACGGGGAGAGCAGGCCATGA
- a CDS encoding CBS domain-containing protein, producing MEAKNVMTSNPACCNPSTSVREAANLMVKNDCGEIPVVDDSGTLVGVITDRDIACRCVADGKSSDTSVEDVMTSSPITVTPDTSVDDCRSKMEDNKVRRLPVVDESGKCCGIVSQADIARHANEKETGDLVREVSEPTEEASKSGCC from the coding sequence ATGGAAGCCAAGAATGTGATGACCTCGAATCCTGCATGCTGCAATCCTTCGACCAGTGTACGGGAGGCCGCTAATCTCATGGTGAAAAACGACTGCGGCGAAATTCCGGTTGTAGATGATTCCGGCACACTTGTCGGTGTGATTACCGATCGTGACATTGCTTGTCGCTGCGTTGCAGACGGCAAGTCTTCTGACACGTCGGTAGAAGACGTGATGACAAGCTCTCCGATTACTGTGACACCCGACACGAGTGTCGATGATTGTCGCAGCAAAATGGAGGACAACAAAGTTCGGCGGCTTCCTGTTGTGGACGAGAGTGGCAAATGTTGCGGCATCGTTTCACAAGCCGACATTGCTCGGCATGCGAACGAAAAAGAGACCGGCGATCTGGTGCGTGAGGTATCGGAACCCACCGAGGAAGCGTCAAAGTCAGGTTGCTGTTAG
- a CDS encoding aldehyde dehydrogenase family protein has translation MKTIVHNPFDRSPIAEVALVDWAQIDEWLNEAQLLHRERSCWLAVHERIAILRRTADIMRERAEELALQIVREGGKPLVDARVEAGRAINSVDLCVQALSDGGGHEIPMDLTEAGAGRTAYTFREPIGPVVAISAFNHPLNLIVHQVGPAVAAGCPVLIKPALETPLSCQSFVSILHEAGLPEAWCRFAPCGNDIAERMVTDSRTAFFSFIGSAKIGWMLRSKLAPGTRIALEHGGAAPVIVDSGVERAAVIASLLKGGFYHSGQVCVSVQRVFVPAAELKDFANDLGRAAEKLVVGDPAVAETQCGPLIRTEEVDRVERWVDDAIAAGGTLVCGGSRLSDTLFSPTVILDPPESANVSRQEIFGPVICVYGYDDIDLAIEQANALPYAFQAAVFTDRLSIANHSIGSLAGSAVMVNDHTAFRVDWMPFAGLRRSGLGVGGIAYTMADMSFEKMAVWNWPEGGFRSDR, from the coding sequence ATGAAAACGATCGTTCACAATCCCTTCGACCGCTCGCCGATTGCAGAAGTGGCGCTTGTCGACTGGGCTCAAATCGATGAATGGCTGAATGAAGCGCAGTTGCTCCACCGCGAACGCAGTTGCTGGCTTGCTGTGCATGAGCGTATCGCCATCCTCCGGCGAACGGCGGATATCATGCGCGAACGAGCCGAAGAACTGGCTCTCCAGATCGTCAGGGAGGGCGGCAAGCCCCTGGTCGATGCGCGGGTGGAAGCCGGTCGCGCGATCAATAGCGTCGACTTGTGCGTTCAGGCGCTGAGCGATGGCGGGGGCCACGAGATCCCCATGGACCTGACAGAAGCGGGTGCGGGTAGGACGGCGTATACATTCCGCGAGCCGATCGGTCCTGTCGTGGCGATCTCGGCATTCAATCACCCCCTCAACCTGATCGTCCATCAGGTTGGACCGGCGGTAGCAGCCGGGTGCCCCGTTCTTATCAAGCCTGCGCTGGAAACACCTCTGTCATGCCAGAGCTTCGTGAGCATTCTCCATGAAGCCGGCCTGCCTGAGGCCTGGTGCCGGTTCGCACCTTGCGGCAACGACATCGCCGAAAGAATGGTAACCGATTCGCGCACGGCGTTCTTCTCATTCATCGGTTCTGCGAAAATCGGCTGGATGCTTCGCTCGAAGCTGGCGCCGGGAACCCGCATTGCTCTCGAGCACGGCGGTGCGGCGCCGGTAATCGTGGACAGCGGCGTGGAGCGCGCAGCAGTGATCGCCTCGTTGCTCAAAGGCGGGTTCTATCATTCGGGTCAGGTCTGCGTTTCCGTACAGCGCGTATTCGTCCCTGCTGCAGAATTGAAAGACTTCGCCAATGACCTAGGGCGAGCTGCCGAAAAGCTCGTCGTGGGCGATCCCGCCGTTGCTGAAACCCAATGCGGCCCCTTGATCCGGACGGAGGAAGTCGACCGCGTCGAACGCTGGGTCGATGATGCCATCGCAGCAGGCGGCACCCTGGTGTGCGGGGGAAGCCGTCTGAGTGACACTCTTTTCTCTCCGACCGTCATTCTCGATCCTCCCGAAAGTGCCAATGTGTCCCGGCAAGAAATCTTCGGCCCCGTGATCTGCGTGTATGGCTATGACGATATCGACCTGGCTATCGAGCAGGCCAATGCCCTGCCTTACGCCTTTCAGGCCGCTGTATTCACCGATCGGCTGTCAATCGCCAATCATAGCATCGGCTCTCTGGCTGGATCGGCTGTGATGGTGAACGACCATACGGCATTCCGCGTGGACTGGATGCCCTTTGCAGGCCTGCGCCGCTCCGGCCTTGGTGTCGGCGGGATCGCCTACACGATGGCGGATATGAGCTTTGAAAAAATGGCCGTCTGGAATTGGCCAGAGGGTGGTTTTCGATCAGATCGATAG
- a CDS encoding acetolactate synthase large subunit, which translates to MKASDLFIAALEAEKVEYIFAVPGEENLDLLESLRTSSIELVLTRHEQGAGFMAATYGRLTGKAGVCLATLGPGATNLTTPAAYAALGAFPLIIITGQKPIKTSKQAQFQIVDVVSLFTPLCKASTQIVNGNRIPSLVREGFRLAQEERPGAVLLELPEDIAEEETIEPVIPPHQRRYAVAGDAALDEAAERIIAAERPLLLIGAGANRRRASKALRKFVSDTGFPFFDTQMGKGVVDEDSELYLGTAALSSDDYVHCAIEKADLIVNIGHDVVEKPPFFMEPDGQTVIHINYKAAEVDQVYFPQLEVIGDIAGSVERLGNRLDGNLQCDRSYYTALHHEIASHISETSDDDRFPMVPQRVVADVRSVMARDDIVALDNGIYKIWFARNYIAHEPGTILLDNALATMGAGLPSAMMAAILTPGRRVLAVCGDGGFMMNSQELETAVRLGLNLVVLILNDAAYGMIRWKQGQLGFPDYGLTFSNPDFVTYAKSYGATGHRVERSADLVSVLNAAFEAGGVHLVDLPVDYSENKKVLIDELGAKVCEL; encoded by the coding sequence ATGAAAGCCTCTGACTTGTTTATCGCTGCATTAGAGGCTGAAAAGGTGGAATACATCTTTGCCGTTCCCGGCGAAGAAAACCTCGACCTGCTGGAATCCCTGCGCACGTCCTCAATCGAATTGGTATTGACGCGCCATGAGCAAGGTGCGGGCTTTATGGCGGCGACCTATGGCCGTCTGACCGGCAAGGCGGGGGTTTGCCTCGCAACTCTCGGGCCTGGTGCGACGAACCTGACAACTCCGGCGGCCTATGCCGCGCTCGGGGCCTTTCCGCTCATCATCATCACCGGGCAGAAACCGATAAAGACATCGAAACAGGCGCAGTTCCAAATTGTCGACGTTGTTTCGCTGTTTACTCCGCTATGCAAGGCTTCGACCCAGATCGTGAACGGCAATCGCATCCCCTCGCTCGTTCGCGAAGGTTTCCGACTTGCTCAGGAAGAAAGACCGGGCGCTGTGCTGCTCGAGCTTCCGGAAGATATTGCTGAAGAGGAAACGATCGAACCGGTCATACCGCCGCATCAAAGGCGTTATGCGGTCGCCGGAGATGCGGCGCTCGACGAAGCGGCCGAGCGGATCATCGCGGCTGAGCGGCCACTGCTGCTAATCGGAGCCGGAGCAAACCGCCGCCGCGCTTCGAAGGCGCTGCGGAAATTCGTGTCCGATACCGGTTTTCCCTTTTTCGACACCCAGATGGGCAAGGGCGTGGTCGACGAAGATAGCGAACTCTATCTGGGCACCGCGGCCCTATCTTCGGACGATTATGTTCACTGCGCGATCGAGAAGGCCGATCTGATCGTCAATATCGGTCACGACGTGGTGGAGAAGCCGCCATTCTTCATGGAGCCGGACGGTCAGACTGTCATTCATATCAATTACAAGGCGGCCGAAGTCGATCAGGTCTATTTCCCGCAGCTGGAAGTCATCGGTGACATTGCCGGTTCGGTCGAGCGGCTGGGAAACCGTTTGGATGGCAACTTGCAGTGTGATCGCAGCTACTACACCGCCCTGCATCACGAGATTGCTTCGCACATTTCCGAAACCAGCGACGACGACCGTTTTCCAATGGTTCCCCAACGCGTCGTTGCCGACGTTCGCAGCGTAATGGCACGCGATGATATCGTCGCGCTCGACAACGGCATCTACAAGATCTGGTTCGCTAGAAACTACATCGCTCATGAGCCTGGCACCATTCTGCTCGACAATGCATTGGCGACGATGGGCGCGGGCCTTCCATCCGCCATGATGGCGGCGATTCTCACGCCCGGGCGCAGGGTTCTCGCGGTGTGCGGCGATGGCGGGTTCATGATGAACTCGCAGGAACTGGAAACGGCCGTCAGGCTTGGCCTGAACCTCGTCGTGCTCATCCTGAACGACGCGGCATACGGCATGATCCGGTGGAAGCAGGGCCAGCTCGGCTTTCCGGACTACGGCCTGACCTTTTCCAATCCCGACTTTGTCACTTATGCCAAGAGCTATGGAGCGACCGGCCACCGTGTCGAGCGAAGCGCGGATCTGGTTTCGGTCCTGAACGCCGCATTCGAGGCTGGCGGCGTGCACCTTGTCGACCTGCCCGTCGACTATTCCGAAAACAAGAAAGTGCTGATCGACGAACTCGGCGCGAAGGTGTGCGAGCTATGA
- the lspA gene encoding signal peptidase II, producing MSTGPRPDFYRPENQRYLPIIQGTNMYRSLGLSIAVAVFASDLISKWLIVNVVMDPARVIDVFPFFNLVLGYNRGVTFGLLSSGNPIAPYLLSGFALLVVGVLARWLWRSTVRLESAAIGSIIGGALGNVADRLADGAVTDFLDFYVGGYHWPAFNLADVGIVLGVALFLVTWWSGETQRDDGTAPKV from the coding sequence ATGAGTACCGGGCCCAGACCTGATTTCTATCGTCCAGAGAATCAGAGATATCTGCCGATCATCCAAGGAACCAATATGTACCGAAGTCTTGGTCTTTCGATCGCCGTCGCAGTCTTCGCGAGCGATCTCATTTCAAAATGGCTTATTGTGAATGTGGTCATGGACCCTGCCCGCGTGATAGATGTTTTTCCATTCTTCAATCTGGTGCTCGGATATAATCGCGGTGTTACATTCGGCCTCCTGAGTTCCGGCAATCCAATCGCGCCCTATTTGCTGTCCGGGTTCGCGCTTCTTGTCGTGGGCGTTCTGGCCAGATGGCTCTGGCGCAGTACCGTACGCCTCGAATCCGCCGCGATAGGTTCGATCATTGGCGGTGCATTGGGTAACGTTGCCGACCGACTGGCGGACGGAGCGGTCACCGATTTTCTCGACTTCTATGTCGGCGGCTATCACTGGCCGGCGTTCAATCTCGCGGATGTCGGAATAGTCCTTGGAGTGGCATTGTTTCTCGTTACCTGGTGGTCCGGAGAAACGCAGCGCGACGATGGCACCGCGCCGAAAGTGTAG
- a CDS encoding MerR family transcriptional regulator produces MQIGKIARATGTKVNTVRYYEEIGLLKPAPRSQSGRRIYADADVERLAFIRRARGLGFSVSEVRSLLEVSDAPNRDCKDAATLARNHLRRVEEQIEQLQAMRQELIGLARACDGGTATDCGIIGGLARKSA; encoded by the coding sequence ATGCAGATAGGAAAAATTGCCCGCGCGACCGGGACCAAAGTCAACACCGTTCGCTATTATGAAGAGATCGGTCTTCTGAAGCCCGCTCCGCGCTCCCAGTCGGGACGAAGGATTTACGCAGACGCCGATGTCGAACGGCTCGCATTCATCCGGCGGGCTCGGGGTTTGGGCTTTTCGGTGTCCGAAGTTCGCTCGCTGCTCGAAGTGTCGGACGCACCAAACCGGGATTGCAAGGACGCTGCGACTTTGGCACGAAATCATTTGCGCCGGGTGGAAGAGCAGATCGAACAGCTGCAGGCGATGAGACAGGAACTGATCGGCCTGGCACGGGCCTGCGATGGGGGCACTGCCACCGACTGCGGCATCATCGGCGGGCTTGCTAGAAAATCCGCCTGA